A stretch of the Perca flavescens isolate YP-PL-M2 chromosome 3, PFLA_1.0, whole genome shotgun sequence genome encodes the following:
- the LOC114552248 gene encoding tropomyosin-1-like: MRQAWQEEVNCIRLKNKDFMEFDGLWKKGCIVKQEQVVVELRTVQEAFDSELSRFVLEKDDLINKILTEKKALETETFECVAKLQKKESEIIQSEMTAKEISERVQELQRKIREMEDKWHIKVAQMEKEIKMITRHNTDLRLSLQELQKKSREMEDEWHMKVAQREEEIESLTQHNTDLQVLQLILQELAQKTDKEKAKLKRQEKKECCGNKIQAW, encoded by the exons ATGAGACAGGCCTGGCAGGAGGAGGTCAATTGTATCAGATTGAAAAACAAGGATTTTATGGAGTTCGACGGACTTTGGAAAAAAGGGTGCATTGTAAAACAGGAGCAGGTAGTCGTCGAGCTCAGAACTGTGCAAGAGGCCTTTGACAGTGAGTTAAGCCGGTTTGTTCTGGAAAAGGACGATCTGATCAACAAGATACTAACTGAAAAGAAGGCGCTTGAAACAGAGACCTTTGAGTGTGTGGCCAAgctacaaaagaaagaaagtgagatCATCCAGAGCGAGATGACTGCAAAGGAGATCTCAGAGAGAGTGCAGGAGCTGCAAAGAAAGATCAGAGAGATGGAGGACAAGTGGCACATCAAAGTGGCCCAAATGgagaaagaaattaaaatgatcaCCCGGCACAACACCGACCTCCGCCTCAGCCTCCAGGAGCTGCAGAAAAAGAGTAGAGAGATGGAGGACGAGTGGCACATGAAGGTGGCTCAAAGGGAGGAAGAAATAGAGAGCCTCACACAGCACAACACCGACCTCCAGGTTCTTCAACTCATCCTCCAGGAGCTCGCCCAGAAAACTGACAAGGAGAAGGCGAAGCTGAAAAGACAGGAAAAGAAG GAGTGCTGTGGGAATAAAATCCAGGCCTGGTAA
- the zgc:112083 gene encoding histone H4 transcription factor, producing MMTTKRLDNFEVVCEWASCNFKGHTMEELSDHMSLHLNDYLGDNDALEELEEYACLWNGCEFVSMGSPVELEVHAYFHNYHGKLKFVGSQLLKSRPDLPSCNQGLHSNNLVPEGSDGYVCQWEHCDSTFNNPEWFYRHVDNHVESAEPQSFQQHQLALFCPWTGCDAFFKIRYRLREHMRSHTQERLVACPTCGSMFSSNTKLFDHLHRQAEPVESLVCEHCGKAFSSERLLRDHVRQHVNQVKCPFCDMTCTTLAALKIHIRFRHCDERPFPCDFCDKRFKNQRDLQKHTEVHNEGTVYHCTVEGCDYSCHTFQTMSHHYKRVHEVGGMSKYKCHICDKVFSWCYTLTLHLRKKHELKWPSGHSRFRYRKDVDGFLKVNMVRFETVEVTKEIMKNMAKKPQSLRKSQRTSSRNKRAAAAPESGRSSPAGSSSPSSSSSSSYSSELSGGEDVSSQPSPRGSDSPVYCVMSTIPHIEEEPGGLSQEDCDGSGTSGAVQALTEVARGLGMDVV from the exons ATGATGACAACCAAGAGACTTGACAATTTTGAGGTGGTGTGTGAGTGGGCTTCGTGCAACTTCAAGGGCCACACCATGGAGGAGCTGAGCGATCATATGTCCCTGCATTTAAATGATTACCTGGGAGACAACGATGCCTTAGAAGAGCTGG AGGAGTATGCTTGTCTCTGGAATGGATGTGAATTTGTATCCATGGGTAGCCCTGTGGAGCTGGAGGTCCATGCCTACTTCCACAACTACCACGGTAAGCTCAAGTTCGTTGGGTCACAGCTGCTCAAGTCCCGCCCTGATCTGCCCAGCTGCAACCAAGGCTTGCACAGCAACAACCTGGTTCCTGAAGGATCAGATGGATACGTTTGCCAGTGGGAGCATTGtgat AGTACATTTAACAATCCTGAGTGGTTCTACCGACATGTGGACAATCATGTTGAAAGTGCTGAGCCGCAATCTTTCCAACAACATCAGCTGGCTCTCTTCTGCCCCTGGACAG GCTGCGATGCTTTCTTCAAAATCAGATACCGTTTGAGAGAACACATGCGGAGCCACACTCAGGAGAGACTCGTAGCGTGTCCTACATGTGGCAGCATGTTCTCCAGCAACACCAAGTTGTTTGACCACCTACACAGACAGGCTGAGCCAGTAG AGTCTCTGGTATGTGAACATTGTGGCAAAGCTTTTTCCAGCGAGAGGCTTTTGAGGGATCATGTTCGTCAACATG TGAATCAGGTGAAGTGTCCCTTCTGTGACATGACCTGCACCACTTTGGCAGCTCTGAAGATCCATATCAGGTTCCGCCACTGTGATGAGCGGCCCTTCCCATGTGACTTCTGCGACAAAAG ATTTAAGAACCAGCGTGATCTACAAAAGCACACAGAAGTTCACAACGAGGGCACTGTGTATCACTGTACAGTGGAGGGCTGTGATTATTCGTGTCACACATTCCAAACCATGAGCCACCACTACAAGAGAGTACACGAG GTCGGGGGAATGTCCAAATATAAATGCCATATCTGTGATAAGGTCTTCTCCTGGTGTTACACTCTCACACTTCACCTTCGCAAGAAGCATGAGCTGAAATGGCCCTCTGGACATTCCCGCTTTAG ATACAGGAAGGATGTAGACGGCTTCCTAAAAGTAAACATGGTGCGGTTTGAGACCGTGGAAGTGACGAAGGAGATCATGAAGAACATGGCCAAAAAGCCACAAAGCCTTCGGAAAAGCCAGAGAACCAGCAGCCGGAACAAGAGGGCTGCGGCCGCGCCAGAGAGCGGCCGCAGCTCTCCCGCGGGATCGTCCTCgccctcctccagctcctcatCCTCGTACTCCTCGGAGCTCTCTGGAGGCGAGGACGTTTCATCCCAGCCCAGCCCCAGAGGCAGTGACTCTCCTGTCTACTGTGTCATGAGCACCATCCCTCACATTGAGGAGGAGCCTGGAGGATTATCGCAGGAGGACTGCGATGGCAGCGGGACATCTGGAGCAGTCCAGGCCCTGACGGAGGTGGCGAGGGGCCTGGGCATGGACGTGGTGTGA